One Microbacterium sp. No. 7 genomic window carries:
- a CDS encoding MerR family transcriptional regulator — MHSGELARLAGVTVRALRHYHRVGVLAEPARRSNGYREYDVHDLIRVLRIRRLASLGIALERMPALLDDTGGDAGELLDELDAELAAQIDRLVAQRDLIARLRRAGAAPDLPPDLAPFLTVSAAGLSPHLARFDRDQSVLLAHLAGEEGMPYIARFYERLSDPRLLPAMTAVSERFGGLGPDSTDQDVAELADGFMAAFAPVVEELVASEPPPDLSAVAAVFADHTAELLNERQRHVLDVLERRLDDHLRAKAGDRS, encoded by the coding sequence GTGCATAGCGGAGAGCTCGCCCGGCTGGCCGGGGTGACCGTGCGCGCGTTGCGGCACTACCACCGGGTCGGCGTGCTCGCCGAGCCGGCGCGACGCAGCAACGGGTACCGGGAGTACGACGTGCACGACCTGATCCGCGTCCTGCGCATCAGGCGCCTGGCCTCCCTCGGCATCGCCCTGGAGCGGATGCCCGCCCTGCTCGACGACACCGGCGGCGACGCCGGCGAGCTGCTGGACGAGCTGGACGCGGAGCTGGCCGCGCAGATCGACCGCCTCGTCGCGCAGCGCGACCTCATCGCCCGTCTCCGGCGCGCGGGAGCGGCTCCCGACCTCCCGCCCGATCTGGCTCCGTTCCTCACGGTGTCCGCGGCCGGGCTGTCGCCGCATCTGGCGCGGTTCGACCGCGACCAGTCGGTGCTGCTGGCCCATCTCGCCGGCGAGGAGGGGATGCCGTACATCGCCCGCTTCTACGAGCGCCTCAGCGATCCCCGCCTCCTCCCCGCCATGACGGCCGTCTCCGAACGGTTCGGCGGGCTCGGACCCGACAGCACCGATCAGGACGTCGCCGAGCTGGCCGACGGCTTCATGGCCGCCTTCGCGCCCGTGGTCGAGGAGCTCGTGGCATCCGAGCCGCCGCCCGATCTCAGCGCGGTGGCCGCCGTCTTCGCCGACCACACGGCGGAGCTCCTCAACGAACGGCAACGGCACGTGCTCGACGTGCTCGAGCGTCGCCTCGACGACCATCTCCGTGCGAAGGCCGGCGACCGGTCGTGA
- a CDS encoding DUF6093 family protein: MPLLPISATDDWEQEIADEAAEEFDASISVFLPGKPGVIDPITDEPVGATPQTTLISARPGRAQHVRLPLVSAGSSEWGTQQRYIIQFTAQAGDPYIPKGAFAKVSGGRDPDLANFTFNVSFSSQSTHRAVRTLRTIAEGPHG; encoded by the coding sequence ATGCCTCTCCTGCCGATCTCTGCGACCGACGACTGGGAGCAGGAGATCGCCGATGAGGCGGCGGAAGAGTTCGACGCCTCGATCAGCGTCTTCCTCCCCGGCAAGCCTGGCGTCATCGACCCGATCACGGACGAGCCCGTGGGCGCCACGCCGCAGACGACCCTCATCTCAGCCCGCCCTGGCCGGGCTCAGCACGTCCGCCTGCCGCTCGTCAGCGCCGGCTCAAGCGAGTGGGGCACGCAGCAGCGCTACATCATCCAGTTCACGGCGCAGGCCGGTGACCCCTACATCCCGAAAGGCGCCTTCGCCAAGGTGTCCGGCGGTCGAGACCCCGACTTGGCGAACTTCACCTTCAACGTATCCTTCAGCAGCCAGTCGACCCATCGAGCAGTCCGCACGCTGCGCACGATCGCGGAGGGTCCGCATGGCTAG
- a CDS encoding DUF2510 domain-containing protein codes for MSTPAGWYPDPADHTRARWWDGQQWSEQTAPTSALASPGAPTPAPRYGEYAPVPPVPPVHGSGPAVPTASSSLPAWPVAPQVAPVAQRRDIDTNTVWIWLSIVAAHLPIVLLFLIDWQGYIDAIMSLEAGTADPADVTAALTEWTAGVMGLSLLSYVFIAASIVFAFLDHRQLVARGVQKPFHWAFAFLTLVISIGVYVIGRTVIVRRQTGRGMGPLWGWIAAIVLVIVISVGWAMALTAQLFGELAGTLPSQM; via the coding sequence ATGAGCACGCCCGCCGGATGGTACCCCGACCCCGCCGACCACACCCGTGCGCGGTGGTGGGACGGCCAGCAGTGGAGCGAGCAGACGGCGCCCACGTCGGCGCTCGCGTCGCCGGGCGCGCCCACGCCCGCGCCGCGCTACGGGGAGTACGCCCCCGTGCCACCCGTGCCGCCCGTGCACGGGAGCGGCCCCGCGGTGCCGACGGCGTCCTCGTCGCTGCCGGCGTGGCCCGTGGCGCCGCAGGTCGCGCCCGTCGCGCAGCGGCGCGACATCGACACGAACACCGTCTGGATCTGGCTCTCGATCGTGGCGGCGCACCTGCCGATCGTGCTGCTCTTCCTCATCGACTGGCAGGGCTACATCGACGCCATCATGTCGCTGGAGGCCGGGACGGCCGACCCCGCCGACGTCACCGCCGCGCTGACCGAGTGGACCGCGGGCGTCATGGGGCTCAGCCTGCTGAGCTACGTGTTCATCGCCGCCTCGATCGTCTTCGCGTTCCTCGACCATCGGCAGCTGGTCGCGCGCGGCGTGCAGAAGCCGTTCCACTGGGCGTTCGCGTTCCTCACCCTCGTGATCTCGATCGGCGTGTACGTCATCGGGCGCACCGTGATCGTCCGGCGTCAGACGGGGCGCGGGATGGGGCCGCTCTGGGGGTGGATCGCGGCGATCGTCCTGGTCATCGTGATCTCCGTCGGCTGGGCGATGGCGCTGACGGCGCAGCTGTTCGGCGAGCTCGCGGGGACCCTGCCCAGTCAGATGTGA
- a CDS encoding isochorismatase family protein, with amino-acid sequence MVRALFIVDVQNDFTEGGALGVAGGDAVAAGITAHLAAHAGNYALIVASRDWHDATGDNGGHFAAGEPDYVDTWPVHCVAGTEGAEYDPALDTSAVTHHVKKGQGRPAYSLFEGVTDDGLTVADLLTAHGVTDVDVAGIATDYCVRASALDALAHGQHVTVLTDLVAGVAPQTSEAALGELAHAGAQLKESAR; translated from the coding sequence ATGGTCAGAGCACTGTTCATCGTCGACGTTCAGAACGACTTCACCGAGGGCGGCGCGCTCGGCGTCGCCGGGGGCGACGCGGTGGCCGCCGGCATCACCGCGCATCTCGCGGCGCACGCGGGCAACTACGCCCTGATCGTCGCCTCGCGCGACTGGCACGACGCCACGGGCGACAACGGCGGGCACTTCGCCGCCGGCGAGCCCGACTACGTCGACACCTGGCCCGTGCACTGCGTCGCCGGGACGGAAGGCGCGGAGTACGATCCCGCCCTCGACACGTCCGCCGTGACGCACCACGTCAAGAAGGGGCAGGGCAGGCCCGCCTACTCGCTCTTCGAGGGCGTGACCGACGACGGCCTCACCGTCGCCGACCTGCTCACCGCGCACGGCGTGACCGACGTCGACGTCGCGGGCATCGCGACCGACTACTGCGTGCGGGCGTCGGCTCTCGACGCGCTCGCGCACGGGCAGCACGTGACCGTGCTCACCGATCTCGTCGCGGGCGTCGCGCCGCAGACGTCCGAGGCCGCGCTGGGCGAGCTCGCCCACGCGGGAGCACAGCTGAAGGAGAGCGCACGATGA
- a CDS encoding NAD(P)H-hydrate epimerase yields MPAHRTTVPTYTAAHVRAAEAPLLAAGVPLMARAAAALARIVAGTLSAGGRVLVLAGSGDNGGDALFAAADLTTRAAVDVLAVSGRWHEGGMRAAEAAGARRVDLATAAATSYDIVLDGILGIGALPDPRLRGAAREAVEALLPAVRAGRTRVVAVDVPSGLHPDTGAADDAVLPAATTVTFGAVKHGLASGEGPRLAGGIVLVRIGLDDALAAVTPAGEAVVADVVDAA; encoded by the coding sequence ATGCCCGCTCACCGCACGACCGTCCCGACCTACACCGCGGCGCACGTGCGTGCGGCGGAGGCGCCGCTGCTGGCCGCCGGGGTGCCGCTCATGGCCCGCGCGGCGGCGGCGCTCGCGCGCATCGTCGCCGGCACGCTGAGCGCCGGCGGGCGCGTGCTGGTGCTCGCCGGCAGCGGCGACAACGGCGGCGACGCGCTCTTCGCCGCCGCCGACCTGACGACGCGGGCCGCGGTCGACGTGCTCGCGGTGTCCGGCCGCTGGCACGAGGGCGGCATGCGGGCCGCCGAGGCGGCCGGCGCGCGCCGGGTGGACCTCGCGACCGCCGCGGCGACGAGCTACGACATCGTGCTCGACGGCATCCTGGGCATCGGCGCCCTCCCCGACCCGCGGCTGCGCGGCGCCGCCCGGGAGGCGGTCGAGGCGCTGCTGCCGGCGGTGCGCGCGGGCCGCACGCGGGTCGTCGCGGTCGACGTGCCGAGCGGCCTCCACCCCGACACGGGCGCGGCCGACGACGCCGTGCTGCCGGCCGCGACGACGGTCACCTTCGGGGCCGTGAAGCACGGGCTCGCGAGCGGCGAGGGGCCGCGGCTGGCGGGCGGGATCGTGCTCGTGCGCATCGGGCTCGACGACGCCCTCGCCGCCGTGACGCCGGCCGGCGAGGCCGTGGTCGCGGACGTCGTCGACGCGGCCTGA
- a CDS encoding helix-turn-helix domain-containing protein: MKLLTVAEAADVARCHPETVAAALRAGKLHGHQTKKRAPWVTQKACVIAWRLGQKCSHD; the protein is encoded by the coding sequence ATGAAACTGCTCACCGTTGCCGAAGCCGCCGATGTTGCGCGCTGCCATCCGGAGACCGTCGCGGCGGCGCTCAGGGCCGGGAAGCTGCACGGTCACCAGACGAAGAAGCGGGCACCGTGGGTGACCCAGAAGGCGTGCGTCATCGCCTGGAGGCTCGGCCAGAAATGCAGTCACGATTAG
- a CDS encoding nuclear transport factor 2 family protein, producing the protein MTALTNEELAQGWLNALGDVETFRPLCEPDAKVWHSNDDVWMTLDAAIGNVHLAGGIPPREREAYRLTADGFLVQFTVSLGGQRMHNTILVRVRDGLAYEIEEYIGLETDLAALIASQIAAQA; encoded by the coding sequence ATGACCGCTCTCACCAACGAAGAACTCGCACAGGGCTGGCTCAATGCGCTGGGCGACGTCGAAACGTTCCGCCCGCTCTGCGAGCCCGACGCCAAGGTCTGGCACAGCAACGACGACGTGTGGATGACGCTCGACGCCGCGATCGGCAACGTCCATCTCGCCGGCGGGATCCCGCCGCGCGAGCGGGAGGCCTACCGCCTCACGGCCGACGGCTTCCTCGTGCAGTTCACGGTCTCGTTGGGGGGCCAGCGGATGCACAACACGATCCTCGTGCGCGTGCGTGACGGCCTCGCGTACGAGATCGAGGAGTACATCGGCCTGGAGACCGACCTCGCCGCCCTGATCGCCTCTCAGATCGCCGCTCAGGCGTAG
- a CDS encoding MFS transporter, with product MRLIPVAYLTSYLLSLLGNSIAGIALPLIVLQVTGSVLGAGAVAAATAIPAVLAGLAMGVVIDRINRRTSSVVTDLVSAASVAALPLVDMLTGLSLGWFVLFGIVGSLGDVPGMTARDALLPAIVRHGGIPAERLMGLREALGAVALLLGPAAAGTLMVLFDGSTVLWITAATSLSAALITLLIPHRVGTIEPADGAAPAENGWRQLRAGWRVLFRSPFLVATTALSLASVVVLAALQGLILPVWFTLAGQPGMLGFVLTALAAGMLAGGGIYAVAGGRGGRRPWFLTGLLGSTLGFGVIAALPSVWTVLAGAFVLGLSSGLFGSLLGVLMIERVPERMRGRIMGTQNAMMTAAPPVGIVTAALLTEYAGVHVAALAVTGVWLVALVVGLCAPSLRSLGPETERVGSDGTAVVDGA from the coding sequence ATGAGGCTCATCCCCGTCGCGTATCTCACGTCCTACCTGCTGTCCCTGCTCGGCAACTCGATCGCCGGGATCGCGCTGCCGCTCATCGTGCTGCAGGTCACCGGCAGCGTGCTCGGCGCGGGGGCGGTCGCCGCGGCCACGGCGATCCCCGCGGTGCTCGCGGGGCTGGCGATGGGCGTCGTGATCGACCGGATCAACCGGCGCACCTCGTCGGTCGTGACCGATCTCGTGTCGGCGGCGTCGGTGGCCGCGCTCCCGCTGGTCGACATGCTCACGGGGCTGAGCCTCGGCTGGTTCGTCCTGTTCGGCATCGTCGGCTCCCTCGGCGACGTGCCGGGGATGACCGCGAGAGACGCGCTGCTGCCGGCGATCGTACGCCACGGCGGGATCCCGGCCGAACGGCTCATGGGCCTGCGAGAGGCTCTCGGCGCCGTGGCGCTGCTGCTCGGACCCGCCGCGGCCGGCACGCTCATGGTGCTGTTCGACGGCTCCACGGTCCTGTGGATCACCGCGGCGACGTCGCTGTCGGCCGCGCTGATCACGCTGCTGATCCCGCACCGCGTCGGAACGATCGAGCCGGCGGACGGCGCGGCCCCCGCCGAGAACGGGTGGAGGCAGCTTCGCGCCGGATGGCGGGTGCTCTTCCGCAGTCCGTTCCTGGTGGCCACGACGGCCCTCAGCCTCGCGTCGGTGGTGGTGCTCGCCGCGCTGCAGGGGCTGATCCTCCCGGTCTGGTTCACCCTCGCCGGGCAGCCGGGCATGCTCGGCTTCGTGCTGACGGCGCTCGCCGCGGGGATGCTCGCCGGCGGCGGGATCTACGCCGTCGCCGGCGGGCGCGGGGGCCGCCGGCCCTGGTTCCTGACCGGGCTGCTCGGCAGCACGCTCGGGTTCGGGGTCATCGCCGCCCTGCCCTCGGTGTGGACGGTGCTCGCGGGGGCGTTCGTCCTCGGGCTCTCCAGCGGGCTGTTCGGGAGCCTGCTCGGGGTGCTCATGATCGAGCGCGTCCCCGAGCGGATGCGCGGCCGCATCATGGGCACGCAGAACGCCATGATGACCGCCGCCCCGCCGGTCGGCATCGTCACCGCCGCGCTGCTCACCGAGTATGCCGGCGTGCACGTCGCCGCTCTCGCCGTCACCGGCGTCTGGCTGGTCGCGCTGGTCGTCGGCCTGTGCGCCCCGTCACTGCGTAGCCTGGGACCTGAGACGGAACGGGTCGGGAGCGACGGGACGGCGGTGGTCGACGGTGCATAG
- a CDS encoding CPBP family intramembrane glutamic endopeptidase — translation MTASPVRSPSARSTVADVAWFSAIAVLLCFALSVPLVFRLVPTEVDNLITPVLQLTPLLAAVVMWRLRRPGTFRETFATGWRGAPAWAGAGIGIIAAIAAIQTVIALASGIWRLNPPDQILAATLWLVPVFLMQSAFAIGEELGWRGWLATRAASWGFWRLALVSGLVWMVWHLPVLAVIGDRPLWDIVVYFAGMLPWAPLLLALRLRSGSVWPAVLAHGAINSVRVYLLQSVPDATDHLLIEVIGWVLTLAAAAWLMRTSRTK, via the coding sequence ATGACGGCGTCCCCCGTACGCTCCCCCTCCGCCCGATCGACGGTCGCCGACGTCGCGTGGTTCTCCGCGATCGCCGTGCTGCTCTGCTTCGCGCTGTCGGTGCCCCTGGTCTTCCGGCTGGTCCCGACGGAGGTCGACAACCTGATCACCCCGGTCCTGCAGCTGACGCCGCTGCTCGCCGCCGTCGTCATGTGGCGCCTCCGGCGGCCCGGGACGTTCCGGGAGACGTTCGCCACCGGATGGCGCGGCGCACCCGCGTGGGCCGGCGCCGGCATCGGCATCATCGCGGCGATCGCCGCGATCCAGACCGTCATCGCCCTGGCCTCGGGGATCTGGCGGCTCAACCCGCCCGACCAGATCCTCGCGGCGACGCTGTGGCTCGTCCCGGTCTTCCTCATGCAGTCGGCCTTCGCCATCGGCGAGGAGCTCGGCTGGCGCGGCTGGCTGGCGACGCGCGCCGCATCGTGGGGGTTCTGGCGGCTCGCCCTCGTCAGCGGCCTGGTCTGGATGGTCTGGCACCTGCCGGTGCTCGCCGTCATCGGAGACCGGCCCCTCTGGGACATCGTCGTCTACTTCGCGGGCATGCTGCCGTGGGCGCCGCTGCTGCTCGCGCTTCGCCTGCGGTCGGGCAGCGTGTGGCCCGCCGTCCTCGCGCACGGCGCGATCAACAGCGTGCGGGTGTACCTGCTGCAGTCCGTGCCCGACGCCACGGATCACCTGCTCATCGAGGTGATCGGCTGGGTGCTCACGCTCGCCGCGGCCGCATGGCTGATGCGCACGAGCCGCACGAAATGA
- a CDS encoding phage tail tube protein — protein MVAKLVPGWETIVLLPAVELLGEPHIITSTGFVPASVPTVTALNEYHGITSSTHARGHAGGNISCAVLDDLNLGLSGSDTDNTKTVCSKGNSEEPTFFNFDAELNILRDEDLVATGLFNFARDLTRAPDVPYLIAHRVRGGKDSTEAFALDDEVDYYYVHTDNPVPIFGDGEFQALSLGFIPKGWVNIGHTLNAA, from the coding sequence GTGGTAGCAAAGCTGGTCCCCGGCTGGGAGACGATCGTCCTCCTGCCCGCCGTCGAACTCCTCGGTGAGCCGCACATCATCACATCGACCGGCTTCGTGCCTGCCTCGGTGCCCACGGTCACTGCGCTCAACGAGTACCACGGCATCACGTCGAGCACGCATGCGCGCGGCCATGCGGGCGGCAATATCTCGTGCGCCGTCCTGGACGATCTGAACCTCGGCCTGTCCGGCTCGGACACCGACAACACCAAGACCGTCTGCTCGAAGGGCAACTCCGAGGAGCCGACGTTCTTCAACTTCGACGCCGAGCTGAACATCCTCCGCGACGAAGACCTGGTCGCCACCGGCCTTTTCAACTTCGCCCGCGATCTGACCAGGGCGCCGGACGTTCCGTACCTGATTGCCCACCGCGTGCGCGGCGGCAAGGACTCGACCGAGGCCTTCGCACTCGACGACGAAGTGGACTACTACTACGTCCACACGGACAATCCCGTCCCCATCTTCGGCGATGGCGAGTTCCAGGCCCTTTCGCTCGGCTTCATCCCCAAGGGCTGGGTCAACATCGGGCACACGCTCAACGCGGCCTAA
- a CDS encoding tyrosine-type recombinase/integrase — protein sequence MPWTQQLPSGNWRGLYRDRDGKARSAGTYPHKEKALAKAMDAEEQAALPGWRDPRAAARKWGDWCDEWLDSRETSQAEASLLKNHITPHWADVPLADITRFGVKSWARQLSTPKAAGGKGLAESSVQRVVRTFSVSLSAAIDAEIIATNPCFRLRLDPGETDVMRFFSRKKVGRWLSKLEEQGRAEDAAMLAVLVGCGLRWGEMAGLRPARVNVKRRMLRVTHTRLQNGEPKKYPKGRKIRDVPIPAWVAALVKPYVKRGGEWVFMRTNSSNWRRDVWTPLGTGGRIHDLRHTYASWLLQDGVEMAEVAKLMGHSSVRVTERYAHIALVPSEKVDAALTDPRRVAKRVAR from the coding sequence ATGCCCTGGACTCAACAGCTGCCGTCAGGGAACTGGCGGGGACTCTACCGCGACCGCGACGGCAAAGCCCGCTCGGCGGGAACTTACCCGCACAAGGAGAAGGCGCTCGCGAAGGCGATGGATGCCGAGGAGCAGGCTGCCTTGCCTGGTTGGCGCGACCCTCGCGCCGCTGCGCGCAAGTGGGGCGACTGGTGTGACGAGTGGCTGGATTCGCGCGAGACGTCCCAGGCGGAAGCTTCACTCCTGAAGAATCACATCACGCCCCACTGGGCCGATGTCCCACTCGCCGACATCACCCGGTTCGGGGTGAAGAGCTGGGCTCGTCAGCTATCTACACCCAAGGCAGCCGGCGGCAAGGGGCTCGCCGAGTCGAGCGTCCAGCGCGTCGTCCGCACCTTCTCTGTCTCACTGTCGGCAGCGATCGACGCGGAGATCATCGCCACGAACCCCTGCTTCCGCCTCCGCCTCGACCCTGGCGAGACAGACGTGATGCGATTCTTCTCTCGGAAGAAGGTGGGGCGCTGGCTGAGCAAGCTCGAGGAGCAGGGCCGAGCGGAGGACGCCGCGATGCTGGCAGTGCTCGTCGGCTGCGGACTTCGGTGGGGGGAGATGGCCGGCCTCCGGCCTGCCCGCGTGAACGTAAAGCGCCGCATGCTGCGCGTCACCCACACGCGCCTCCAGAACGGCGAGCCGAAGAAGTACCCCAAGGGCCGGAAGATCCGCGACGTGCCGATCCCGGCGTGGGTCGCCGCGCTCGTCAAGCCGTACGTCAAGCGAGGGGGCGAGTGGGTGTTCATGCGGACCAACTCGTCCAACTGGCGGCGGGACGTGTGGACGCCGCTGGGGACGGGCGGACGCATCCATGATCTTCGGCACACGTACGCCTCGTGGCTGCTCCAGGATGGCGTCGAGATGGCCGAGGTTGCGAAGCTGATGGGCCACTCCTCGGTTCGGGTCACCGAGCGCTACGCGCACATCGCCCTCGTCCCCTCCGAAAAGGTCGATGCGGCGCTCACCGACCCCCGGCGTGTAGCGAAACGTGTAGCAAGATAG
- a CDS encoding aldehyde dehydrogenase family protein, which translates to MSDTNRLYIDGAWVTPHSGETVDVLNPTTEEVLATIPNADADDVDAAVEAAERALPAWAALGWEKRAEHVAKLLDYLEEHNDELVQTIAKELGCPVSIAQVMHVGLPVAEARSQIEFAKDVEWQREIGNTLVVKEPVGVVAAIAAWNFPMILTLRKMAPALLAGCTMVLKPSVDVSLFAFIVARAAEAAGVPAGVFNLVTGRGETTGEALITHPKVNMLSFTGSTAGGRRMAKVAAEDFKRIHLELGGKSAMVTLPDADVTAAVNATTYWTWLNTGQACSALTRIIVPREKLAEAEEAAKASAAAVVVGDPLSPQSTMGPLVSERQLQIVNGYIEKGLADGSKLVVDGRGVQAGTGYFLGPTVFSDVAPGSTIDQEEIFGPVLSITPYDTVEEAIEIANGTPYGLAAGVYGPEEQAFEVAAKLKAGQVQVNDGQFNPLAPFGGFKQSGIGRENGPGSIDEYLEVKAIQR; encoded by the coding sequence ATGTCAGACACGAATCGTCTCTACATCGACGGCGCGTGGGTCACGCCCCACAGCGGGGAGACCGTCGACGTCCTCAACCCCACGACCGAAGAGGTGCTCGCCACCATCCCCAACGCCGACGCGGACGACGTCGACGCCGCGGTCGAGGCCGCCGAGCGCGCGCTCCCCGCGTGGGCCGCACTGGGCTGGGAGAAGCGCGCAGAGCACGTCGCCAAGCTCCTCGACTACCTCGAAGAGCACAACGACGAGCTCGTGCAGACGATCGCCAAGGAGCTCGGCTGCCCGGTCTCCATCGCCCAGGTCATGCACGTCGGCCTGCCGGTCGCCGAGGCGCGCTCCCAGATCGAGTTCGCCAAGGACGTCGAGTGGCAGCGCGAGATCGGCAACACCCTCGTCGTTAAGGAGCCCGTGGGCGTGGTCGCGGCCATCGCGGCGTGGAACTTCCCGATGATCCTCACGCTCCGCAAGATGGCGCCCGCGCTGCTGGCCGGCTGCACGATGGTGCTGAAGCCGTCGGTCGACGTGTCGCTCTTCGCGTTCATCGTCGCGCGCGCCGCCGAGGCCGCGGGCGTGCCGGCCGGCGTGTTCAACCTCGTCACCGGCCGCGGCGAGACCACCGGCGAGGCGCTCATCACGCACCCGAAGGTGAACATGCTGAGCTTCACGGGCTCGACCGCCGGCGGCCGCCGCATGGCGAAGGTCGCGGCCGAGGACTTCAAGCGCATCCACCTCGAGCTGGGCGGCAAGTCGGCCATGGTGACGCTCCCCGACGCCGACGTGACCGCCGCGGTCAACGCGACGACCTACTGGACGTGGCTCAACACCGGCCAGGCGTGCTCGGCCCTGACGCGCATCATCGTGCCCCGCGAGAAGCTCGCCGAGGCCGAGGAGGCCGCGAAGGCGTCGGCCGCTGCCGTCGTCGTCGGCGACCCGCTCTCGCCGCAGAGCACGATGGGCCCGCTCGTGTCGGAGCGCCAGCTCCAGATCGTGAACGGCTACATCGAGAAGGGCCTCGCCGACGGCTCGAAGCTGGTCGTCGACGGACGCGGCGTGCAGGCCGGCACGGGCTACTTCCTCGGACCCACCGTGTTCAGCGACGTCGCCCCCGGCTCGACGATCGACCAGGAGGAGATCTTCGGGCCCGTGCTGTCGATCACGCCCTACGACACCGTCGAGGAGGCCATCGAGATCGCCAACGGCACCCCCTACGGCCTCGCCGCGGGCGTCTACGGCCCCGAGGAGCAGGCCTTCGAGGTGGCCGCGAAGCTCAAGGCCGGCCAGGTGCAGGTCAACGACGGCCAGTTCAATCCGCTCGCGCCGTTCGGCGGATTCAAGCAGTCGGGCATCGGCCGCGAGAACGGCCCCGGCTCGATCGACGAGTACCTCGAGGTCAAGGCGATCCAGCGCTGA
- a CDS encoding phage tail tube protein, which produces MADTRILTNNHFGWLVGPSSAIPAVNWSNGPTLAQLQSLLNVSEAVKIDGTDFGLEASQQSDDRSFVDAAGAQSRSFNAASGNIEIYTPAKGDTSSIYSQTWDAISRPRTRVVVAQRPVAPSSGTINRGDEINLFSAITDERVHNRNDASRTLGVGLLPQGDILVNYIAPHTTPTAPAVAPSGAINATSGTPIFLKVTYEGRNITIGAHYQSSNETVLQVRHGILLPLATGTATLNISYPGADTVAPITVTVT; this is translated from the coding sequence ATGGCTGACACCCGCATCCTCACCAACAACCACTTCGGCTGGCTGGTTGGCCCCTCGTCGGCCATCCCCGCAGTCAACTGGTCGAACGGGCCGACGCTTGCGCAGCTTCAGAGCTTGCTCAACGTCTCGGAGGCCGTCAAGATCGACGGCACCGACTTCGGCCTGGAGGCATCCCAGCAGAGCGATGACCGCTCGTTCGTAGATGCGGCCGGCGCCCAGAGCCGCAGCTTCAATGCTGCGAGCGGGAACATCGAGATCTACACGCCCGCGAAGGGCGACACGTCGAGCATCTACTCGCAGACGTGGGATGCGATCTCCAGGCCGCGCACACGCGTCGTCGTCGCCCAGCGCCCCGTCGCCCCTTCGTCCGGTACCATCAACCGCGGCGACGAGATCAACCTGTTCTCGGCGATCACCGACGAGCGCGTTCACAACCGCAACGACGCCAGCCGCACGCTGGGCGTCGGCCTCCTGCCGCAGGGCGACATTCTCGTGAACTACATCGCCCCGCACACCACGCCGACGGCGCCCGCAGTGGCACCTTCGGGCGCGATCAACGCCACATCTGGCACGCCGATCTTCCTCAAGGTCACTTACGAGGGGCGCAACATCACGATCGGCGCTCATTACCAGTCGAGCAATGAGACCGTGCTCCAGGTGCGTCACGGCATCCTGCTCCCCCTCGCGACGGGCACGGCAACGCTGAACATCTCCTACCCCGGCGCAGACACTGTCGCACCGATCACGGTGACGGTGACCTAA